The following are from one region of the Cetobacterium somerae genome:
- a CDS encoding tagatose bisphosphate family class II aldolase, protein MLVSTNQMLLDAQKGGYAVPAFNIHNLETIQVVVDTANELKSPVILAATPSTVKYAGIEYLIKMIETASEKYDIPIAFHLDHHEDVNSIKEAILLGCKSVMIDASHHPFEENVKIVKEVVDFAHRYDVSVEAELGKLVGQEDDLIVDESQSSYTDPKLAKEFVERTGVNSLAVAIGTAHGLYKNEPKLDYDRLKEIKKLVDIPLVLHGASGVPFDSVRTTIEDGICKVNIATELKIPFAESLKEFFLKNPNESDPRKYLIPAKEAMKKVVVDKIIMCKSDNRG, encoded by the coding sequence ATGTTAGTTTCAACAAACCAAATGTTATTAGATGCACAAAAAGGAGGGTATGCAGTACCAGCTTTTAATATTCATAATTTAGAGACAATTCAGGTAGTGGTAGATACAGCAAACGAGTTAAAATCACCAGTTATATTAGCTGCAACACCAAGTACAGTTAAATATGCAGGTATTGAGTATTTGATAAAAATGATAGAGACAGCAAGTGAAAAGTATGATATACCAATAGCATTTCATTTAGATCACCATGAAGATGTAAATAGTATAAAAGAAGCTATCTTATTAGGATGTAAGTCAGTTATGATTGATGCATCACACCATCCATTTGAAGAAAATGTGAAAATAGTAAAAGAAGTTGTAGATTTTGCTCATAGATATGATGTAAGTGTAGAAGCAGAATTAGGTAAGTTAGTAGGACAAGAGGATGATTTAATAGTTGATGAATCACAGTCTTCATATACAGACCCTAAATTAGCTAAAGAGTTTGTTGAAAGAACTGGGGTAAATTCACTAGCAGTAGCTATAGGAACAGCTCATGGATTATATAAAAATGAACCAAAATTAGATTATGATAGATTAAAAGAGATAAAAAAATTAGTGGATATACCATTAGTTTTACATGGAGCATCAGGAGTACCTTTTGACTCAGTTAGGACAACAATAGAAGATGGAATTTGTAAAGTTAATATTGCAACAGAATTAAAAATACCATTTGCAGAGAGTTTAAAAGAATTTTTCTTAAAAAATCCAAATGAAAGCGATCCGAGAAAATATTTAATTCCAGCAAAAGAAGCTATGAAAAAGGTTGTTGTAGATAAAATAATTATGTGTAAAAGTGATAACAGAGGATAA
- a CDS encoding SIS domain-containing protein, translating into MKDFYTLKEIEQQKRLWLETINLVKEKKEEIKSFLDKNDFKNRKIIFTGAGTSEFVGNSITPALGGNVLSIATTDIVSNPENYLKKEEKVILISCARSGNSPESVATVKLADEIIDDVCHILITCNKDGKLATNKKDDKKALVLLMPEESNDKGFAMTSSFTCMSLTGLLIFNLESLEKIEDIMKNQIEKIKDEDMKSLIDSLITLDISRIVYLGSSCLKGVAEEAALKCLELTAGHMSLHYNSPLGFRHGPKSIINDTTMIITLLSNNDYTRKYELDLLKEMYNENKKKVLVTLDMKNSDEARKNSHYYYTFNNDDNNAEDVFNMFSYIYFAQLFAFYKSKSFGINPDNPCPTGEVNRVVQGVIIYDYKGESQC; encoded by the coding sequence ATGAAAGATTTTTATACATTAAAAGAGATTGAACAACAAAAAAGATTATGGTTAGAAACAATAAATCTAGTGAAAGAAAAAAAAGAAGAAATCAAATCATTTTTAGATAAAAATGATTTTAAAAATAGAAAGATTATTTTTACAGGTGCAGGAACTTCAGAATTTGTAGGAAATAGTATAACTCCAGCTTTAGGAGGAAATGTTCTTTCAATAGCTACAACAGATATAGTTTCTAATCCAGAAAATTATTTAAAAAAAGAAGAAAAAGTAATACTAATTTCATGTGCTCGTTCAGGGAATAGTCCAGAAAGTGTGGCGACAGTTAAGTTAGCAGATGAGATAATAGATGATGTTTGTCATATTTTAATAACTTGTAATAAAGATGGAAAGTTAGCAACAAATAAAAAAGATGATAAAAAAGCACTTGTTCTTTTAATGCCAGAGGAATCTAATGATAAAGGATTTGCAATGACAAGTAGCTTTACTTGTATGTCTTTAACAGGACTTTTAATATTTAATTTAGAGTCTCTAGAAAAGATAGAAGATATAATGAAAAATCAAATAGAAAAGATAAAAGATGAAGATATGAAGTCATTAATTGATTCATTAATAACTTTAGATATATCAAGAATTGTATATCTAGGAAGTTCATGTTTAAAAGGTGTAGCAGAAGAGGCAGCATTAAAGTGTCTAGAGTTAACAGCAGGTCATATGAGTCTACACTATAATTCACCATTAGGGTTTAGACATGGACCAAAGTCAATTATAAATGATACAACAATGATTATTACATTGCTTTCAAATAATGATTATACAAGAAAGTATGAATTAGATTTATTAAAAGAAATGTACAATGAAAATAAGAAGAAAGTTTTAGTAACTTTAGATATGAAAAATTCAGATGAAGCTAGAAAAAATTCACATTACTACTACACATTTAATAATGATGACAACAATGCAGAAGATGTATTCAATATGTTTAGTTATATATATTTTGCTCAATTATTTGCATTTTATAAATCAAAAAGTTTTGGAATAAATCCAGATAATCCATGTCCAACAGGAGAAGTAAACAGAGTTGTACAAGGTGTTATAATATACGATTATAAGGGGGAATCACAATGTTAG
- a CDS encoding N-acetylglucosamine kinase: MKFFIGIDSGGTKTAVSVIDEDKNEVLSFQKGTGHYLQIGFNGLEELLISILEEVLEKLNITKDDIGYIFAGIPGYGEIKEDQKIIEDVAKKSWRSIKFQLGNDMKAGWAGSLGCNPGINIIAGTGAIGYGINELGEEARTSGWGHACGDEGSAYWIAKKGIEIFTKQADGRYPKTTLYTTMRDELNLKEDFDLIDLIYNQYSLDRGKIAQLSMIVYKAAEKNDPYCIEIFKEASIEIGLMIKAISEKIDFIEKPIKVSYVGGVFKASKYIFDNLKNYLKNNKIDAVILEPKYTPVYGSALYALKLWEENK, encoded by the coding sequence ATGAAATTTTTTATAGGAATAGATAGCGGTGGAACAAAAACAGCTGTTTCAGTTATAGATGAAGATAAAAATGAGGTTTTGAGTTTTCAAAAAGGAACTGGTCATTATTTACAAATTGGTTTCAATGGATTAGAAGAACTATTGATATCTATATTAGAGGAAGTTTTAGAAAAGTTAAATATAACTAAAGACGATATAGGTTATATATTTGCAGGTATTCCAGGGTATGGAGAAATAAAAGAGGATCAAAAAATAATTGAAGATGTTGCTAAAAAATCATGGAGAAGTATAAAATTTCAATTAGGAAATGATATGAAAGCTGGTTGGGCTGGATCGTTGGGGTGTAACCCAGGAATTAATATAATAGCTGGAACAGGAGCTATTGGATACGGAATAAATGAATTAGGGGAAGAAGCAAGAACAAGTGGTTGGGGGCATGCATGTGGCGATGAAGGATCGGCTTATTGGATTGCTAAAAAAGGAATTGAAATATTTACGAAACAAGCAGATGGAAGATATCCTAAAACAACTTTATATACTACTATGAGAGATGAATTAAATTTAAAAGAAGATTTTGATTTAATAGATTTAATTTACAATCAATATTCTCTTGATAGAGGAAAAATAGCTCAATTATCAATGATAGTTTATAAAGCAGCAGAAAAAAATGATCCATATTGTATAGAAATATTTAAAGAAGCATCAATAGAAATCGGGCTTATGATAAAAGCTATATCTGAAAAAATAGATTTTATTGAAAAGCCAATAAAGGTTTCTTATGTAGGTGGTGTATTTAAAGCTTCGAAATATATTTTTGATAATTTAAAAAATTATTTAAAAAATAATAAAATTGATGCGGTAATACTTGAACCAAAATACACACCAGTTTATGGATCAGCACTTTATGCATTAAAATTATGGGAGGAGAATAAATAA
- a CDS encoding PTS system mannose/fructose/sorbose family transporter subunit IID, whose translation MEYNNNGYVDSSQEKVITKKDLNHMVWRSFLLQASFNYERMQACGWLYSMIPALKKIHKNKEDLSRSMKLHMEFFNVHPFLVTFVQGIVTAMEENKESQEAIRGIKIALMGPLGGIGDALFWFTLLPIAASIGVSLSLEGSIAGPIIFLLIFNSVHIFLRFFLMHYSYKMGVEAIEKLQGDTEYVTKGSLILGLTVVGGLIASFVRLSIPYVIEMGNTTVNIQTDVIDKIMPNMLPLLYTLLMFYLLKKKKTPITLIMLTLAIGIIGSLIGIL comes from the coding sequence ATGGAATATAATAATAATGGATATGTAGATAGTAGTCAGGAAAAAGTTATAACAAAAAAAGATTTAAATCATATGGTTTGGAGATCATTTTTATTACAAGCGTCATTTAACTATGAAAGAATGCAAGCGTGTGGTTGGTTATATAGCATGATACCAGCATTGAAAAAAATTCATAAAAATAAAGAAGATTTATCTAGATCAATGAAATTACATATGGAGTTTTTCAATGTTCACCCATTTCTAGTAACTTTTGTACAAGGAATTGTAACTGCAATGGAAGAAAATAAAGAGAGTCAAGAGGCTATACGGGGAATTAAAATTGCACTTATGGGACCTTTAGGTGGAATAGGAGACGCTTTATTTTGGTTTACATTATTACCAATAGCTGCGAGTATAGGAGTTTCTTTATCTTTAGAAGGAAGTATAGCAGGACCTATTATTTTTCTATTGATATTTAACTCGGTTCATATTTTCTTAAGATTTTTCTTAATGCATTATTCTTATAAAATGGGAGTAGAGGCTATAGAAAAATTGCAAGGAGATACAGAGTATGTAACAAAAGGTTCGTTAATATTAGGATTAACAGTTGTAGGTGGATTAATAGCTTCTTTTGTTAGATTAAGTATACCGTACGTTATAGAAATGGGTAATACAACAGTAAATATTCAAACAGATGTAATTGATAAGATAATGCCAAATATGCTGCCTTTATTATATACTCTTCTTATGTTTTACTTATTAAAGAAAAAGAAAACACCAATAACATTAATTATGTTGACATTAGCTATTGGAATAATAGGAAGTTTGATAGGAATACTTTAA
- a CDS encoding PTS sugar transporter subunit IIA has translation MFKIIVSGHGEFASAIEKTLEYIIGKQENIDYINFNNGMGIKELEERYIESVLKNEDRETLFLTDLAGGTPFSTAVTLSQSMKDIYVLGGINIPTILAAIEYRDQESLEKTVGDIINHGKESIVTFQKKELNDNFQNDDGI, from the coding sequence ATGTTTAAAATTATTGTAAGTGGTCATGGAGAGTTTGCTTCTGCTATCGAAAAAACATTAGAGTATATTATAGGTAAACAAGAAAATATAGACTATATAAACTTTAATAATGGAATGGGAATTAAAGAGTTAGAGGAAAGATATATTGAATCTGTTTTAAAGAATGAAGATAGAGAAACTCTTTTTTTAACAGACTTAGCAGGTGGAACTCCGTTTTCAACAGCAGTAACTTTGTCTCAAAGTATGAAAGATATATATGTGTTAGGTGGTATAAATATTCCTACAATTTTAGCAGCGATAGAATATCGAGACCAAGAAAGTTTAGAAAAAACAGTAGGTGATATAATAAATCATGGAAAAGAATCTATAGTTACATTTCAAAAAAAAGAGCTAAATGATAATTTTCAAAACGATGATGGAATATAG